GCCTCAGGCCGGTCGTAACACTGCTGGTGGTGATCGTTGCCGGCGTGATCGGGGTGGCCTTGTGGGATTACTACACCAAGGCGCCGTGGACGCGTGATGGCAAAGTCCGCGCCGACGTGGTGGGAGTCACGCCCGACGTGTCGGGCCTCGTGACCGAGGTGCTGGTGAAGGACAACCAGCAGGTCGCCAAAGGCGACGTGCTGTTCCGCATCGATCCGGAGCGCTTCAAGCTGGCGCTGCGGCAGGCCGAGGCGGCGCTCGAGGGCAAGACCGCGGCGGCCGAGCAGGCCAAGCTCGACTACGACCGCTATGTGCAGCTCAACGACGCCACAGTGTCCCGGCAAAAGCTCGAAGCCGCGCGTGCGACCTTTCAGGAGACGAAGGCGGCGTACGATCAGGCGCTGGCCGACCGCGATCTCGCCAAGCTCAATCTCGCCCGCTCTCAGGTCCAGGCATCGGTGAACGGCCGCGTCACCAATGTTGATCTTCGCCCGGGCGCCTATGTCAGCGTGGGCCGCGGCGTGATGGCATTGATCGACGAGGACACCATCCGGGTCGAAGGCTATTTCGAAGAAACCAAGCTCCCCCGCATCCACGTCGGCGATCCTGCGACGATCCGCCTCGTGGGAGAGAACGGCGTTCTGAATGGTCACGTCGAGAGCATCGCCGGCGGCATCGAGGATCGCGAACGAACCTCCGGATCGAGCCTGCTTGCCAACGTCAATCCGACCTTCACCTGGGTCAGGCTGGCGCAGCGCATTCCTGTCCGCGTTGCGCTAGATAAAGACAGCAAGAGCATGGCTCTGGTCGCTGGCCGGACTGCCACGGTCG
The Rhodoplanes sp. Z2-YC6860 genome window above contains:
- a CDS encoding efflux RND transporter periplasmic adaptor subunit, with the translated sequence MKLPHISGLRPVVTLLVVIVAGVIGVALWDYYTKAPWTRDGKVRADVVGVTPDVSGLVTEVLVKDNQQVAKGDVLFRIDPERFKLALRQAEAALEGKTAAAEQAKLDYDRYVQLNDATVSRQKLEAARATFQETKAAYDQALADRDLAKLNLARSQVQASVNGRVTNVDLRPGAYVSVGRGVMALIDEDTIRVEGYFEETKLPRIHVGDPATIRLVGENGVLNGHVESIAGGIEDRERTSGSSLLANVNPTFTWVRLAQRIPVRVALDKDSKSMALVAGRTATVEIRDR